The following proteins are encoded in a genomic region of Clostridium kluyveri:
- a CDS encoding response regulator transcription factor, which produces MYKIMIIEDDRALSDNIMEMLIKWDFNVYGVRDYSNILSEFIENKPHLVVMDINLPYFDGFYWCNKIREISQCPIIFLSSRDSNMDIIMAVNMGADDYITKPFSMDVLIAKISALIRRTYSYGEGASELLECNRAILNLTYKTLSYNERKIELTKNEFKIMLLLMKNNGKTISRERIMRTLWDDDNFISDNTLTVNINRLRMRLRDIGLYDFIKTKKGRGYEIS; this is translated from the coding sequence ATGTATAAAATAATGATAATTGAAGATGATAGGGCACTTTCAGATAATATTATGGAAATGTTGATTAAATGGGATTTTAATGTGTATGGAGTAAGAGATTATTCCAATATTCTCTCTGAATTTATTGAAAATAAACCCCATTTAGTTGTTATGGATATTAACTTACCTTATTTTGATGGGTTTTATTGGTGTAATAAAATCAGAGAAATTTCCCAATGTCCCATTATATTTCTTTCTTCAAGAGATAGCAATATGGATATTATTATGGCTGTAAATATGGGGGCAGATGATTACATAACAAAACCTTTTTCTATGGATGTTTTAATTGCAAAAATAAGTGCACTTATAAGAAGGACTTATTCATATGGGGAAGGAGCTTCTGAATTATTAGAGTGTAATAGGGCTATATTGAATTTGACATATAAAACACTTTCGTATAATGAAAGAAAAATTGAACTTACAAAAAATGAATTTAAAATTATGCTGCTTTTAATGAAAAATAATGGAAAAACTATATCAAGAGAGAGAATAATGAGAACACTTTGGGATGATGACAATTTTATAAGTGATAATACCCTTACAGTAAATATTAATAGACTCCGTATGAGATTGAGAGATATAGGGCTCTATGATTTTATAAAAACAAAAAAAGGACGTGGGTATGAAATATCATGA
- a CDS encoding sensor histidine kinase yields the protein MKNSVFKMIYFICIFAVINLILYSSKPVGASFYDIVYMDFLIIAISVFFMFIDYKRWKCNYKEVYESVTGGKEINLSILRGNHVFEVWLIKEILKIKDREKNEKVQEVKYNLDEINDYMTKWIHEVKIPLSVCELILDKMEETDISEQLRLEMDRIKFLINQVLYISRASSLSEDLQVGEINIARIIKAVVKKNASFFIAKKINLNFENVDFNVITDEKWISYIIDQIINNSCKYMYEGGRIDIWGEENDKEVKLHIKDNGIGIEEKDIRRIFDKGFTGENGRQFGKSTGMGLYLSKKIIDKLNHQLKVESQVGSGTEFIIYFYKLSDYFNVNT from the coding sequence ATGAAAAATTCAGTTTTTAAAATGATATATTTTATCTGTATTTTTGCTGTGATAAATTTAATATTATACAGTAGTAAGCCCGTTGGTGCATCATTTTATGATATAGTTTATATGGATTTTTTAATTATAGCTATATCAGTATTTTTTATGTTTATTGATTACAAAAGATGGAAATGCAATTATAAAGAAGTATATGAATCTGTAACTGGTGGAAAGGAAATAAACTTAAGTATATTAAGAGGAAATCATGTTTTTGAAGTTTGGCTTATAAAGGAAATTCTAAAAATTAAGGATAGAGAGAAAAATGAAAAGGTTCAGGAAGTAAAATATAATTTAGATGAAATCAATGATTACATGACAAAATGGATTCACGAAGTAAAGATCCCCTTATCTGTGTGTGAACTTATTTTAGATAAAATGGAGGAGACAGATATATCTGAACAGCTGAGACTTGAAATGGATAGAATAAAATTTCTTATAAACCAGGTACTTTATATAAGTAGAGCTTCAAGCCTTTCAGAGGATCTCCAGGTGGGTGAAATTAATATTGCCCGGATCATTAAAGCAGTAGTGAAAAAAAATGCATCATTTTTTATAGCAAAGAAAATAAATTTAAATTTTGAAAATGTTGATTTTAATGTAATAACGGATGAAAAATGGATTTCCTATATTATAGATCAAATTATAAATAATAGCTGTAAATATATGTATGAGGGTGGAAGAATAGATATATGGGGAGAAGAAAATGATAAGGAGGTAAAACTTCACATTAAAGATAATGGAATAGGCATAGAAGAAAAGGATATAAGGAGAATATTTGACAAAGGTTTTACGGGAGAAAATGGAAGACAATTTGGCAAATCTACAGGAATGGGTCTGTATCTTTCAAAAAAAATAATAGATAAGTTAAATCATCAATTAAAAGTTGAATCTCAAGTTGGCAGCGGAACAGAATTTATTATATATTTTTACAAACTATCGGATTATTTTAATGTTAATACATAA
- the ahpC gene encoding alkyl hydroperoxide reductase subunit C — MSLIGTEVKPFKASAYHNGKFIDVTEADFKGKWSVVCFYPADFSFVCPTELEDLQNNYETLKSLGAEVYSVSTDTHYTHKAWHDSSQTINKITYTMIGDPSQTLTRNFDVLIEEQGLANRGTFIIDPDGIIQAVEINAGSIGRDANTVVSKIKAAQYVRNNSGEVCPAKWKEGSSTLKPSLDLVGKI, encoded by the coding sequence ATGTCATTGATTGGAACTGAAGTAAAACCTTTCAAAGCATCCGCTTATCACAATGGAAAATTTATAGACGTCACCGAGGCAGATTTCAAGGGGAAATGGAGCGTAGTTTGCTTCTACCCAGCAGATTTTAGCTTTGTGTGCCCAACTGAACTTGAAGATTTGCAAAACAATTATGAAACGCTAAAGAGCCTTGGGGCTGAAGTATACTCTGTTTCCACAGATACTCATTATACACATAAGGCATGGCATGACAGTTCACAAACTATAAATAAAATCACTTACACTATGATTGGGGACCCTTCCCAAACATTAACCAGAAACTTTGATGTACTCATTGAAGAACAGGGTCTCGCTAACCGTGGTACTTTTATCATTGATCCAGATGGTATAATTCAGGCTGTAGAAATCAACGCTGGCAGCATAGGCAGAGATGCCAACACTGTTGTCAGCAAAATAAAAGCAGCACAATATGTTAGAAACAATTCAGGTGAAGTTTGCCCTGCCAAATGGAAGGAAGGATCTTCAACCCTTAAGCCAAGTCTCGATCTTGTAGGAAAGATTTAA
- a CDS encoding ABC transporter ATP-binding protein translates to MGIVIETKNLKKVYGSKSMSFTALAGIDLQVEEGEFLGIMGPSGAGKTTLLNIISTIDNLTSGSYFFQGEDMSKFKGKALASFRKNKIGFIFQDFNLLDNMSVQDNIALPLALGKVKYSEITRKVNEISDFLGLKEHLNKYPYQLSGGQKQRVAAARALMTTPSVIFADEPTGSLDSKSAAELLGCLTDMNIKYKTTIIMVTHDAFAASYCRRIMFIKDGKIHAKLDKNKDRKEFFHRIMDMVSSMSSGIDYYVQDDKRRDY, encoded by the coding sequence ATGGGTATAGTTATAGAAACAAAAAATTTAAAAAAGGTTTACGGTTCAAAATCTATGTCTTTTACTGCTTTAGCTGGAATTGATTTGCAGGTTGAAGAAGGGGAATTTCTTGGCATAATGGGGCCTTCAGGAGCAGGGAAGACTACTTTGCTGAATATTATTTCTACAATTGATAATCTAACTAGTGGAAGTTATTTTTTTCAGGGAGAGGATATGTCGAAGTTTAAAGGTAAAGCGCTGGCAAGTTTTAGAAAGAATAAAATAGGTTTTATATTTCAGGATTTTAACCTTTTGGATAATATGTCAGTTCAGGATAATATAGCTCTTCCACTTGCACTTGGGAAGGTTAAATACAGTGAAATAACAAGGAAAGTAAATGAGATATCGGATTTTTTGGGACTTAAGGAACATCTAAATAAATATCCCTATCAGCTTTCTGGGGGACAAAAGCAAAGAGTTGCAGCGGCAAGGGCGCTTATGACAACACCTTCTGTGATATTTGCAGATGAACCTACGGGTTCTCTGGATTCAAAGTCTGCGGCAGAGCTTCTAGGATGTCTTACAGATATGAATATAAAATATAAAACAACTATAATAATGGTAACACATGATGCCTTTGCTGCCAGCTATTGCAGAAGAATAATGTTTATAAAAGACGGAAAAATTCATGCAAAACTGGATAAAAACAAGGATAGAAAGGAATTTTTCCATAGGATTATGGATATGGTTTCCTCCATGAGTAGCGGTATAGATTATTATGTACAGGATGATAAGAGGAGGGATTATTAA
- a CDS encoding FtsX-like permease family protein, with product MNSLNMAFDNFRRNIKVYGLYVMSMIFSVLIYYNFIALKYNPDFEKAKEVTQYIKGTSTAVSYLLLLFIIFFVWFSSSFFLNQRKREIGIYAFMGVTNSEIALIYSIEFIFIGITAIVLGLFLGIIFCKLFLMMLAKVAIMNMKIRFFISYKAIAETAVTFFIIFFVNSILGYINIIRTKLIDLLNASKKEESYPKVSYIKGILSLVFIAMGYYFARKAAGGVGNFMENLPLAIIFVVIGTYWLFGAAYSVLMKFIINQKKILYRGINIVSISNIAFRIKNNYRTLAAVAILVTVTLTSYGTVASLKYFVKIRDSIQAPYEISYILEDNNKVKSEVKDKLREGGKDIILDENIKFLILKPHIENQTEFKMKDSDTAVVRYSDFIKISRDLEVKKLRKIEKEKLLKGEAFYVQTPTVVMSLMNFEKVKAYIDGKSYFIKKTYKTPLFGNGMPTECLILNDEDYNLLRSKNKEYDFTGLKINNVNDIKTTAEKLKSIDAIKNTLYVTVSKDVTSYSTFGIIYFLGAFLALVFIIATGSIIYFKLVSEAYIDKEKYSILKRIGMTYKEIYGASARQIGISYLFPLIVGIIHSCVAMSVLSNLMSYNIIVPAILSIIIFIFVYGIYFAATTKKYLNIVLSK from the coding sequence ATGAATTCTCTCAATATGGCTTTTGATAATTTCAGGAGAAATATAAAAGTTTATGGGCTTTATGTAATGTCAATGATTTTTTCTGTACTTATATATTATAATTTTATTGCTTTAAAATATAATCCAGATTTTGAAAAGGCAAAAGAAGTTACACAGTACATTAAGGGAACCTCCACAGCAGTATCATATCTGCTTCTTTTATTCATTATATTCTTTGTGTGGTTTTCAAGTTCATTCTTTCTAAATCAAAGAAAAAGGGAAATAGGGATCTATGCTTTTATGGGTGTTACAAACTCTGAAATTGCCCTTATATATTCTATAGAATTTATTTTTATAGGAATTACAGCAATTGTATTAGGGTTATTTCTCGGAATTATATTTTGCAAGCTGTTTCTTATGATGTTGGCTAAAGTTGCCATAATGAACATGAAAATAAGGTTTTTTATATCCTATAAGGCAATAGCTGAAACAGCTGTTACATTCTTTATAATCTTTTTTGTAAATTCAATTTTAGGTTATATAAATATAATAAGGACTAAGCTTATTGATCTTTTGAATGCATCTAAAAAGGAGGAAAGCTATCCAAAAGTAAGCTATATAAAGGGCATATTGTCTTTGGTATTTATAGCTATGGGATACTATTTTGCAAGAAAAGCAGCAGGTGGTGTAGGCAATTTTATGGAAAATTTGCCCCTGGCTATTATATTTGTAGTGATAGGGACTTATTGGCTGTTTGGAGCGGCGTATTCTGTACTAATGAAGTTTATAATAAATCAAAAGAAAATACTTTACCGGGGGATAAATATAGTAAGTATATCTAACATTGCTTTCAGAATAAAAAACAATTATAGGACTCTAGCAGCAGTAGCCATTTTAGTAACTGTAACGCTGACTTCCTATGGGACTGTGGCATCTCTTAAGTATTTTGTTAAAATAAGAGATTCTATACAGGCTCCCTATGAAATTTCATATATTTTAGAGGACAATAACAAAGTAAAATCTGAAGTAAAGGACAAGTTAAGAGAAGGTGGCAAAGATATAATTCTTGATGAAAATATAAAATTTCTTATTTTAAAACCACATATAGAAAACCAAACTGAGTTTAAAATGAAAGATTCTGATACGGCGGTAGTAAGATATTCTGATTTTATAAAGATAAGTAGAGATTTAGAGGTAAAAAAGTTAAGGAAAATAGAAAAAGAAAAACTTTTAAAAGGAGAAGCTTTTTATGTGCAAACACCCACAGTGGTAATGAGCCTTATGAATTTTGAAAAGGTAAAAGCATATATAGATGGAAAAAGTTATTTTATAAAGAAAACCTATAAAACCCCTTTGTTTGGCAATGGTATGCCTACAGAATGTCTTATATTAAATGACGAGGATTATAACCTGCTGAGAAGTAAAAATAAGGAATATGATTTTACTGGATTGAAAATAAATAATGTAAATGATATAAAAACAACAGCTGAAAAATTAAAATCTATTGATGCAATTAAAAATACCCTGTATGTCACTGTAAGCAAAGATGTTACAAGTTACAGCACCTTTGGAATAATCTACTTTCTTGGTGCCTTTTTAGCTCTTGTATTTATAATAGCTACGGGAAGTATAATATATTTCAAGCTTGTAAGTGAAGCTTATATAGACAAAGAAAAATACAGCATTTTGAAGAGAATTGGAATGACTTATAAAGAAATATACGGTGCTTCTGCAAGGCAGATAGGTATTTCATATTTGTTTCCTCTCATAGTTGGAATAATTCACAGCTGTGTGGCAATGTCTGTATTAAGTAATCTTATGAGCTACAATATAATAGTGCCTGCAATTTTAAGTATAATAATCTTTATTTTTGTATATGGCATTTATTTTGCTGCAACCACCAAAAAGTATTTAAACATAGTATTATCAAAATGA
- a CDS encoding helix-turn-helix domain-containing protein, with amino-acid sequence MTVIERCEDFTVYRIKDVTGEGIMTCHKVFQGIDLIYNDFHMLNCFSEFVPKVEMIGIDHCREGRIEWEFEDNSYMYLGEGDLQINSRDNHNMGFGFPLSHYHGITVAVYVEEAVKTLSTILDGFSVELFALRKKFCSKKKPFIMRAEDSIEHIFSELYTIPDKVRKNYFKIKVLELLLFLSILDVPLNGEERPYFPRKQVEKVKLVMKYITRNVDKHITLKELSLKFNMPITSLKLCFKGVYGTSPYSYMRYYRMHVAASMLRGSDESIADIAGKVGYDNSSKFSAAFKSVKGMCPYKYRKSFV; translated from the coding sequence ATGACTGTGATAGAAAGATGTGAAGATTTTACTGTATATAGAATAAAAGATGTTACAGGAGAAGGTATTATGACCTGTCACAAGGTATTTCAAGGTATTGATCTCATATATAATGACTTTCATATGCTGAATTGCTTTTCAGAGTTTGTACCAAAAGTGGAGATGATAGGGATTGATCACTGCAGGGAAGGGAGAATTGAGTGGGAATTTGAGGATAACTCTTATATGTATTTGGGAGAGGGAGATCTTCAAATTAATTCCAGAGATAATCATAACATGGGATTTGGATTTCCTTTAAGTCATTATCATGGAATTACTGTGGCAGTATATGTTGAAGAAGCAGTAAAAACATTATCTACTATTTTAGATGGATTTTCTGTGGAACTCTTTGCATTACGAAAAAAATTCTGTAGTAAAAAGAAACCTTTTATTATGCGTGCCGAGGATTCTATAGAGCATATTTTTTCTGAATTGTATACTATTCCTGACAAAGTGAGGAAAAACTATTTTAAGATTAAGGTTTTAGAGCTTCTATTGTTTTTAAGCATACTGGATGTTCCGTTAAACGGAGAAGAAAGGCCATATTTCCCCAGAAAACAAGTTGAAAAGGTAAAGTTAGTGATGAAGTATATAACTAGAAATGTAGATAAACATATTACATTGAAGGAATTGTCTCTAAAGTTTAATATGCCCATTACCTCCTTGAAACTTTGTTTTAAAGGTGTTTATGGTACTTCACCTTATTCATATATGCGCTATTATCGTATGCATGTTGCGGCATCAATGCTCCGTGGCAGTGATGAAAGTATTGCTGATATTGCAGGAAAGGTAGGTTATGATAATTCCAGTAAATTTTCAGCAGCTTTCAAGTCAGTTAAGGGAATGTGTCCCTATAAATATAGAAAATCTTTTGTCTGA